A window from Shewanella livingstonensis encodes these proteins:
- a CDS encoding Hpt domain-containing protein, with product MKANKNLVNQQPIDEIDNNIVTNCSSESDNKALDNLLKPFGGNEIFYRRLINIFETNLKQQFQNLDLMIEQKNAQEILAIVHTLKGSSGSTGLSSLHQALCDSEANLKQAHGTNTYRFEMLCVDLVQQLRFVAQAELSNIHSLLLKESPKTTAALPATNVSSAELTLMLAKLKQHLKDGNLQALDITAQLQNKLSDNLTLENELTTLSDAVEMLDFDQALDALCSLSQKLK from the coding sequence ATGAAAGCCAATAAAAATCTTGTAAATCAGCAGCCAATCGATGAAATTGATAACAATATTGTTACTAACTGTAGTTCAGAATCGGACAATAAGGCGCTAGATAATTTATTGAAACCTTTTGGTGGCAATGAAATATTTTATCGACGCTTAATTAACATTTTCGAAACCAACCTAAAGCAACAATTTCAAAATTTAGATCTGATGATCGAGCAAAAAAATGCTCAGGAAATACTGGCAATTGTTCATACCCTTAAAGGCAGTTCTGGTTCAACAGGCTTGTCATCATTGCATCAAGCATTGTGTGACTCCGAGGCTAATCTTAAGCAAGCTCATGGCACAAATACTTATCGCTTTGAGATGCTTTGTGTAGACCTCGTTCAGCAATTACGCTTTGTCGCGCAAGCTGAACTATCAAATATCCATTCGCTGTTACTAAAAGAATCACCCAAAACAACTGCCGCACTACCTGCAACCAATGTTTCAAGCGCTGAGCTAACCTTAATGCTAGCAAAACTTAAACAACACCTAAAAGATGGCAACCTCCAAGCTCTGGACATCACTGCGCAGCTACAAAACAAGCTATCGGATAATCTAACACTTGAAAATGAACTAACCACCCTATCTGATGCGGTCGAAATGTTAGATTTTGACCAAGCACTTGACGCATTATGTTCATTATCACAAAAGTTGAAATAG
- a CDS encoding TonB-dependent receptor — MKLNKISAMFSGAKSKANNITIFGATLTAMLSMPALAADTAEQIKAEEVEKSEIEVIAVRGIFGSLKAANLLKRTDNRIVDVIVAEDIGKLPDNNIAEALQRITGVSIESDFGVGESVTIRGVSENLILLNGRSTAGPGRGGISLDDFPSTFLKTVEVIKSPTPEMIEGALGGTVNMQTVRPLELTDPLFAITLDGEYADKTENIAPNFTAAMGNNWDLGEYGTFGASANVSYQDRELRRDEYFNKVDLQDNIDLNGDGIVDVSNGPNGKYLRRTESTVEQKTEERERTAFGLSLQWAPTNEDLNIYVDMNATKLDGGQAAYSILDVGGSVTPRSDSYYDNNGELQNYDLTGVLTIPKTWSDFTTSETSSHAIGTEWNITDDIEFSAEYSISKSEEHQTASEFNLRPIERTDPTLNLTTHTSTGSLTTGSGIPSYMFADTGMLTNPDNLVFREFFHKTLDTDNEEQALRFDFKIHDVGVDFISAIKTGVRFTDRDYSSNRFDLKPNGNTLKDSYKKAKNADGLYSPTWIDNPIISDSFKTINMSNSFDQTGIAGQNDLLTYNVYDANRLQNTEATYALVQQMLAGTSYAMTGNLADNMLEDTGAYKFINEKTSAIYAQFHLDFDDITAVVGGRYIQTELESSIVDSVDSNGKKILNTGTNDYSDFLPSLNVTYNLSEETLVRFAAAKVMRRADFDELSPALSIDNSLVTGTQGSYQLEPYRVTQYDISVEHYFSEGGIVSAALFYKDVKSFTQTDSSCLADSSTVSGQNTTQWNNICLLDTAGQSQGEIINATQDQGLAYVDAQKAAGRTGIVIDTDVNGGSGEVRGLELGYQQQFNFLPGIWSGLGVNANYTFADSEQPDGNPLLNISKHTANTQFYWEGEDVQLRLAYNWRDRYLDDQSTKRVQTVGALGYNVFNQNDPSADNYDPTVGNSYREARGQFDFSVSWDINDNFTVVANAVNLTGEPIVYTTELDSIWAYSEADRRYTLGVRAKF, encoded by the coding sequence ATGAAGCTAAATAAGATAAGTGCGATGTTTAGTGGCGCTAAAAGTAAAGCCAACAATATCACCATTTTTGGTGCAACGTTAACGGCCATGTTAAGTATGCCAGCATTGGCAGCAGATACAGCAGAACAAATAAAAGCTGAAGAAGTTGAAAAAAGTGAGATTGAAGTTATTGCCGTTCGAGGTATTTTTGGCAGCTTAAAAGCAGCTAACTTACTTAAACGAACGGATAACCGCATCGTCGATGTTATTGTCGCCGAAGACATTGGTAAACTACCCGACAACAACATTGCAGAAGCCTTGCAACGTATCACAGGTGTGTCAATTGAATCTGATTTTGGTGTCGGTGAATCGGTTACTATTCGTGGTGTATCTGAAAACCTTATTTTACTCAATGGTCGCTCTACTGCTGGCCCTGGACGTGGCGGCATTAGTTTAGATGATTTTCCTTCAACCTTTTTAAAAACCGTTGAAGTCATTAAATCACCAACACCTGAAATGATTGAAGGTGCTTTAGGTGGCACCGTAAATATGCAAACGGTACGTCCATTAGAGCTAACCGATCCACTTTTTGCCATTACACTTGACGGTGAATACGCCGATAAAACAGAAAATATTGCGCCAAACTTTACCGCCGCAATGGGTAATAATTGGGATTTAGGTGAGTACGGTACTTTCGGTGCTTCTGCTAACGTATCCTACCAAGACCGTGAATTACGTCGCGATGAGTACTTTAACAAGGTTGATTTACAAGACAATATAGATCTTAACGGTGATGGCATTGTTGATGTATCTAATGGCCCTAACGGTAAGTATCTTCGCAGAACTGAAAGCACAGTAGAGCAAAAAACAGAAGAGCGTGAACGTACTGCTTTTGGTTTATCTTTACAATGGGCACCTACAAACGAAGATCTCAATATCTACGTTGATATGAACGCAACCAAACTTGATGGCGGCCAAGCGGCTTATTCTATTCTTGATGTTGGTGGCAGCGTAACACCAAGGAGCGACTCTTATTATGATAACAATGGAGAGCTTCAAAATTACGATTTAACCGGTGTACTGACTATTCCTAAAACATGGAGTGATTTCACTACATCTGAAACCTCTTCTCATGCCATTGGTACAGAATGGAATATTACCGATGACATTGAATTTTCAGCAGAATATTCAATATCTAAATCGGAAGAGCATCAAACGGCCTCTGAATTTAATTTACGTCCAATTGAACGCACAGACCCAACGCTTAACCTAACCACACATACCAGCACAGGCAGCTTAACAACTGGCAGTGGCATACCGTCTTATATGTTTGCCGACACTGGCATGTTGACTAACCCAGACAACTTAGTTTTCCGTGAGTTTTTTCATAAAACCTTGGATACCGATAACGAAGAGCAAGCATTACGATTTGATTTTAAAATCCACGATGTTGGCGTAGACTTTATCTCTGCAATAAAAACGGGTGTCCGTTTTACCGATAGAGATTACAGTTCTAATCGATTCGATCTTAAGCCTAATGGCAACACGCTTAAAGATTCATATAAGAAAGCTAAAAACGCAGATGGTTTGTACAGTCCAACCTGGATTGATAACCCAATTATTAGCGACAGCTTTAAAACAATCAACATGAGCAACTCATTCGACCAAACAGGCATTGCCGGTCAAAATGATTTACTCACTTACAATGTTTATGACGCTAATCGCTTACAAAATACCGAAGCAACTTACGCATTAGTTCAACAAATGTTAGCTGGCACCTCTTATGCTATGACCGGTAACCTAGCAGATAATATGCTCGAAGATACTGGTGCGTATAAGTTTATCAATGAAAAAACCAGTGCGATATACGCTCAGTTCCATTTAGATTTTGATGACATTACCGCAGTAGTGGGTGGACGTTATATTCAAACTGAATTGGAATCTAGCATTGTTGATTCCGTCGACAGTAATGGTAAAAAAATACTCAATACCGGTACAAATGATTATTCAGACTTTTTACCTAGCTTAAATGTTACCTATAATCTATCAGAAGAAACCCTAGTGCGTTTTGCAGCAGCTAAAGTTATGCGTCGTGCTGATTTTGATGAATTAAGTCCTGCATTATCAATCGATAACTCGTTAGTAACCGGTACTCAAGGCTCTTATCAATTAGAACCATATCGCGTGACTCAATATGATATTTCAGTTGAGCATTACTTTAGTGAAGGTGGCATCGTTTCTGCGGCGCTTTTCTATAAAGATGTTAAATCGTTTACCCAAACCGACAGCAGCTGTCTGGCCGACTCAAGTACCGTTAGCGGACAAAATACCACCCAATGGAATAATATTTGTTTACTTGATACCGCAGGTCAAAGCCAAGGTGAGATTATTAATGCCACACAAGACCAAGGTCTGGCTTATGTTGATGCTCAAAAAGCAGCGGGTCGTACCGGTATTGTCATTGACACTGATGTCAATGGTGGCAGTGGTGAAGTGAGAGGTTTGGAATTAGGTTACCAGCAACAATTTAACTTTTTACCTGGTATCTGGTCTGGTTTAGGCGTTAATGCTAACTATACCTTTGCAGATAGTGAACAACCAGACGGTAACCCATTACTGAATATCTCCAAACATACTGCTAACACTCAATTTTATTGGGAAGGTGAAGATGTTCAGTTACGTTTAGCTTACAACTGGCGTGATCGTTATTTAGATGATCAAAGCACCAAGCGTGTGCAAACAGTCGGAGCTTTAGGTTATAACGTTTTCAACCAAAACGATCCTTCAGCCGATAACTACGACCCAACTGTAGGTAATAGTTATCGTGAAGCCAGAGGCCAATTTGATTTCTCGGTAAGTTGGGATATTAACGACAACTTCACCGTTGTAGCCAATGCGGTCAACTTAACCGGTGAACCGATCGTTTACACCACTGAACTTGATTCTATCTGGGCTTATAGCGAAGCAGATCGTCGCTATACTCTTGGTGTTCGAGCTAAGTTTTAA
- a CDS encoding PAS domain-containing protein, producing MQTPVLAISEQARIVALQNTRLLDTDAEQRFDRLTHLAQLCIGTEIVLISLVDANRQWFKSKQGLDACETSRDISFCGHTILADDIFEVPDALLDSRFADNPLVVDAPHIRFYAGVPLVSHGQRIGTLCFIDSKPRHFSDKERQIVTEFAKSVEQEIEDRLQEHAHEQLVASEQMYRSVLEGTRIGTWQWNIQTGETVLNERWAEIMGYTLAELEPIAIETWLAMIHPDDLAYSDTALDNHLNGSTLFYDVESRMKHKDGHFVWVHDRGKIVSYSADGQPLMMYGTHADITEQKNSELALLQSRDQFKTLVANIPGMTYRCHHDEHWTMLYMSEHIYALSGYPASDFINNSLRSYVSIVHPDDRKALFEIIDKGVKSHSSWLLNFRILHKNGSVVWVEERGAAEYDRTGAVQYLDGFIMDVSKEKKLQDQLYKLTQQLPGVVYQYQSWPDGRSAFPYASDAIEDIYGVKPQEVLTDATNAFARIYPEDIAAVALSIEESAKHQTLWKQEYRVANKDNTLTWMSGSATPEKMPDGSTLWHGYIQDITQTKEHYLKLEKLNQQLNIAQKSLDLGSEQAQIGYWQASLKQGTLWWSPIIYQIFGFDSQDIVPSVTLFKSAVHPDDIDKVEKSEQQARVTGIHNVVHRIIRPNGEVRWVHELGQVAEDKDSDQVMIGSVQDVTERMQLQQIKDDFISTVSHELRTPLTSIYGALTLLQSGKLVTLPTKAEKLIEIASSNCKQLSRLINDLLDIEKLAAGKMLFEMKLSNVVPLLQRAINDHQPYADLHQITLALQLDKPIDEILLFVDEHRLLQILTNFLSNAVKFSPPSARVTLSATLMGDEIEIAVQDQGSGIPADFQGKIFERFSQADASSSKAKGGTGLGLALCKELIEAMNGSIGYRSEPDCGARFYIRLPISTES from the coding sequence ATGCAAACGCCTGTATTAGCTATTTCCGAGCAAGCAAGAATTGTCGCACTGCAGAATACCAGATTGTTAGACACCGACGCAGAGCAACGTTTTGATCGCTTAACTCATTTAGCTCAACTGTGTATAGGCACCGAAATTGTGCTTATTTCATTGGTTGATGCTAACCGTCAATGGTTCAAATCTAAGCAGGGTTTAGATGCGTGTGAAACCAGCCGAGATATCTCATTTTGTGGCCATACTATTTTAGCCGATGATATTTTTGAAGTTCCTGATGCTCTTTTAGATAGTCGATTTGCTGACAATCCGTTAGTTGTCGATGCGCCCCATATTCGATTTTATGCTGGCGTTCCTTTAGTGAGTCATGGCCAAAGGATTGGAACACTTTGCTTTATCGATAGTAAACCTCGTCATTTTAGCGACAAAGAACGGCAGATCGTTACTGAGTTTGCTAAGAGTGTTGAGCAAGAGATTGAAGACCGATTACAAGAGCATGCGCACGAGCAATTAGTGGCAAGTGAGCAAATGTATCGTTCGGTGCTTGAAGGTACACGGATAGGCACTTGGCAATGGAATATTCAAACCGGTGAAACGGTGCTTAACGAGCGTTGGGCTGAAATTATGGGTTATACGCTTGCAGAGCTTGAACCCATTGCTATCGAAACCTGGTTAGCCATGATACATCCCGATGATTTAGCTTATTCTGATACCGCATTGGATAATCATCTTAATGGCTCAACGCTATTTTATGATGTTGAAAGTCGTATGAAGCATAAAGATGGTCATTTTGTGTGGGTGCATGATAGAGGCAAAATAGTTTCATATTCAGCCGATGGCCAACCACTGATGATGTATGGCACTCATGCTGATATAACAGAACAAAAGAATAGTGAGTTAGCGTTATTGCAAAGTCGAGATCAATTTAAAACTTTGGTTGCCAATATACCGGGCATGACTTACCGATGTCATCATGATGAACATTGGACCATGCTGTATATGAGTGAACATATTTATGCACTTTCAGGTTATCCAGCCAGTGATTTTATTAATAACTCTCTGCGCAGTTACGTTAGTATCGTTCATCCTGACGACAGGAAAGCGCTATTTGAAATCATCGACAAAGGGGTGAAGAGCCACTCTAGTTGGCTGTTAAATTTCCGTATTTTGCATAAAAATGGTTCTGTTGTCTGGGTAGAAGAGCGCGGCGCTGCTGAATATGACCGTACTGGTGCCGTTCAGTATCTTGACGGTTTTATTATGGATGTTAGTAAAGAGAAAAAACTGCAAGACCAACTGTACAAATTGACGCAGCAGCTCCCAGGTGTGGTTTATCAGTATCAATCATGGCCAGACGGACGTAGCGCATTTCCTTATGCGAGTGATGCCATAGAAGACATTTATGGTGTAAAACCGCAAGAGGTTCTTACCGATGCGACTAATGCGTTTGCAAGAATATACCCTGAGGATATAGCCGCTGTAGCGCTGAGTATCGAAGAATCGGCCAAACATCAGACGCTTTGGAAACAGGAATATCGTGTAGCCAATAAGGACAATACACTCACGTGGATGTCGGGCAGTGCGACACCCGAAAAGATGCCCGACGGCAGTACTTTATGGCATGGCTATATTCAAGATATTACTCAAACCAAAGAACATTACCTCAAACTAGAAAAGCTTAATCAACAACTTAATATAGCTCAGAAAAGCCTTGATTTAGGCAGTGAGCAAGCTCAAATTGGTTATTGGCAAGCTTCATTGAAACAAGGAACCTTGTGGTGGTCACCGATTATTTATCAAATTTTTGGTTTTGATTCACAAGATATCGTTCCAAGTGTGACCTTGTTTAAAAGTGCTGTGCATCCAGACGATATCGATAAAGTAGAAAAAAGTGAACAACAAGCTCGGGTGACAGGTATTCATAACGTCGTTCATCGAATTATTCGACCTAATGGCGAGGTTCGCTGGGTACATGAGTTAGGGCAAGTCGCTGAGGATAAAGATTCGGATCAGGTGATGATAGGATCGGTACAAGACGTGACTGAGCGGATGCAATTACAACAAATTAAAGATGATTTCATTTCAACGGTAAGTCATGAGTTACGTACTCCGCTAACATCGATTTACGGTGCATTAACCTTATTGCAGTCGGGTAAGTTGGTCACACTGCCTACGAAAGCTGAAAAGCTGATTGAAATTGCCAGCAGTAATTGTAAGCAGCTTAGCCGTTTGATCAATGATTTATTAGACATTGAAAAACTCGCTGCGGGTAAAATGTTGTTTGAAATGAAACTATCCAATGTGGTTCCGCTTTTGCAAAGAGCAATTAACGATCATCAACCCTATGCAGATCTTCATCAAATTACCTTAGCGCTACAATTAGATAAGCCAATAGATGAGATTTTACTTTTTGTTGATGAGCATCGTCTGTTACAAATTTTGACTAATTTTCTATCCAATGCGGTTAAGTTTTCTCCTCCATCGGCCAGGGTTACTTTGTCTGCAACGCTTATGGGTGATGAAATTGAGATAGCTGTGCAAGACCAAGGTAGCGGGATCCCTGCTGACTTTCAGGGCAAAATTTTTGAGCGTTTTTCACAAGCAGATGCTAGTAGCTCTAAAGCTAAAGGGGGTACTGGTTTAGGTTTGGCACTTTGTAAGGAGCTTATTGAAGCAATGAATGGCAGTATTGGTTATCGCTCTGAACCAGATTGTGGTGCGCGATTTTATATTAGGTTACCCATTTCAACAGAAAGTTAA
- a CDS encoding class I SAM-dependent DNA methyltransferase: MSTIAFYDQHSQEFFESTVNADVSELYQAFVAQLPANAHVLDAGCGSGRDSKAFIQLGFNVTAIDASADLAKAASHYIGQHVTVCTFEEIDTSLVFDGIWACASLLHVEASALPNTFALLANTLVDGGVFYCSFKYGNQERTHNGRFFADADESRLQQWIQQTDLVIKHTWVTTDVRPNRGNEKWLNAILIKTLK, encoded by the coding sequence ATGTCTACCATTGCGTTTTACGATCAACATTCGCAAGAGTTTTTCGAGTCGACTGTGAATGCAGATGTCAGCGAATTGTATCAAGCCTTTGTCGCACAACTCCCAGCTAACGCACACGTATTAGATGCGGGTTGTGGTTCTGGTCGAGACAGTAAAGCCTTTATTCAATTGGGTTTTAATGTGACCGCCATTGATGCCAGTGCCGATTTAGCCAAAGCGGCATCACATTATATTGGCCAACACGTCACGGTTTGTACCTTTGAGGAAATAGACACTTCGCTTGTATTTGACGGCATTTGGGCTTGTGCATCTCTGCTTCATGTTGAAGCAAGCGCCCTACCCAACACCTTTGCTCTTTTGGCCAATACACTGGTTGATGGTGGCGTATTCTATTGCTCGTTTAAATATGGCAATCAGGAGAGAACTCATAACGGCCGTTTTTTTGCCGATGCTGATGAGTCTCGGTTACAACAGTGGATACAACAGACTGATTTAGTGATTAAGCACACTTGGGTGACGACAGATGTACGCCCAAATCGCGGCAACGAAAAATGGCTCAATGCCATACTCATCAAGACGTTAAAATAG
- a CDS encoding peptidase U32 family protein, translating into MNRKIELLAPGGDVDAIKAAIIAGANAVYCGLDTFNARNRAANLSFDDLIGVIALAHQYQCEVFLTMNIVILENEVPTLVKLLNQLVNTGVDGIIVQDLGLFNLVSKHFPSLAIHASTQLTTHNEGQIGFLAKIGATRVNLSRELNLGEIKSLTTLAHDHDVLTEVFVHGALCIAFSGQCYSSSVSVGNSGNRGRCSQACRDEYEVTATGNKFPLNLKDNSAYFDLPELVDAGVDSLKIEGRIKGAQYVHTVVDSWRKQIDKFIDTGKLLSDDSNLHKVFNRDFTNSFLKGNLTKDMFIDNPRDNSFKHANDQSNAISVVQIQEAQQTLSSEKDAIVQLVAEKINHLSIAKPTLSLAFAGKVDQPLSLTVSTPAQNFVINSTLMLTKATESRVDEAAIEKRFKSLKNSGYLLQAFNFDGLEADLSLPFSQLTQLKNELLLQLTQREYIGAVTLPKLPKHPKVTDTPTLSLLISDEKDVNLCDVTDADIYFKLPESFKKNDNKYIDIFLRNPRLIPWFPAVLIGKDYIEAVRVLDVVKPKRIVTNNTGVAFKAYEMGIEWIAGPFLNTTNSYALLTLQEQLNCAGAFISNEINRNQIKNIARPENFKLLYSIYHPILMMTSRQCFFQQTVGCNKPSIEDGCMLKCEKATTITNVKGISFAVDKQKGGYPSIYNHEQFLNIEAVEDLSHLFDEFFIDLTNIGSGSKAEIDKTQLVSHFENVLKGVVTAKVELNQLVTISTNAQYQQGL; encoded by the coding sequence ATGAATAGAAAAATCGAATTATTGGCACCAGGCGGAGATGTCGATGCTATCAAAGCTGCGATTATAGCCGGTGCTAACGCCGTTTATTGTGGCTTAGATACCTTTAACGCACGTAACCGAGCTGCAAACTTATCATTCGATGACTTAATTGGTGTTATCGCGCTTGCTCATCAGTATCAGTGCGAAGTGTTTCTTACCATGAATATCGTTATTCTTGAAAACGAAGTTCCAACACTGGTGAAATTGCTCAATCAACTGGTCAATACCGGTGTCGACGGCATTATCGTACAAGACCTAGGTCTGTTTAATTTAGTCAGCAAGCATTTCCCGAGCTTGGCTATTCACGCCTCTACACAACTAACAACCCATAACGAAGGCCAAATTGGCTTTTTAGCTAAAATTGGCGCGACCCGAGTCAACTTGTCGCGCGAGCTAAACCTAGGGGAAATTAAAAGTCTCACTACCCTCGCCCATGACCATGATGTACTTACTGAAGTATTTGTTCACGGCGCGTTATGCATCGCCTTCTCAGGCCAATGTTATTCAAGTTCAGTCAGTGTCGGCAATTCAGGCAACCGTGGCCGTTGTAGCCAGGCATGTCGCGATGAATATGAAGTCACTGCAACCGGTAACAAGTTCCCACTGAACTTAAAAGACAACTCAGCCTATTTTGACTTACCAGAGTTGGTTGACGCCGGCGTTGACTCGCTTAAAATTGAAGGCCGCATCAAAGGTGCACAATATGTGCACACCGTGGTAGATAGCTGGCGTAAACAGATCGACAAATTTATCGACACCGGCAAACTATTATCTGACGACTCAAACTTACACAAAGTGTTTAACCGTGATTTTACCAATTCATTTTTAAAAGGTAATCTCACTAAAGACATGTTTATCGATAATCCACGCGATAACAGCTTTAAACATGCTAACGATCAGAGTAACGCCATCTCTGTGGTGCAAATTCAAGAAGCACAACAAACGCTGTCTTCAGAAAAAGACGCCATTGTGCAATTAGTTGCAGAAAAGATTAATCACTTAAGTATTGCTAAACCAACACTATCACTGGCATTTGCCGGAAAAGTGGATCAGCCATTATCGTTAACGGTTAGCACCCCTGCGCAAAACTTTGTTATTAACTCAACACTTATGTTGACTAAAGCTACCGAGTCTCGCGTTGATGAAGCCGCTATTGAAAAACGCTTTAAGAGCCTAAAAAACAGTGGCTATCTATTACAAGCGTTTAACTTTGATGGTTTAGAGGCCGATTTAAGCCTGCCGTTTAGCCAATTAACTCAGCTTAAAAACGAGTTGTTATTACAGCTAACCCAACGAGAATATATTGGTGCGGTGACACTGCCTAAGTTACCTAAACATCCAAAAGTAACCGACACCCCAACGTTATCGTTACTTATCAGTGACGAAAAAGACGTCAACTTGTGCGATGTGACTGACGCTGATATTTACTTTAAGTTGCCAGAAAGTTTTAAGAAAAACGACAACAAGTACATCGACATTTTCTTGCGCAATCCAAGGTTAATTCCGTGGTTCCCTGCGGTGCTTATTGGCAAAGATTACATCGAAGCGGTAAGAGTATTAGACGTGGTTAAGCCTAAGCGTATTGTAACTAACAACACAGGTGTGGCGTTTAAAGCCTATGAAATGGGCATTGAGTGGATTGCTGGTCCATTTTTAAACACTACCAACTCTTATGCATTGCTTACGCTACAAGAACAGCTTAATTGTGCTGGCGCGTTTATTTCTAACGAGATTAACCGCAACCAAATTAAAAATATCGCCAGACCAGAAAACTTTAAATTGCTTTACAGTATTTATCATCCGATTTTGATGATGACCAGCAGGCAATGTTTCTTCCAACAAACCGTTGGTTGTAATAAGCCCAGTATTGAAGACGGCTGCATGCTGAAATGTGAAAAAGCCACCACTATCACAAACGTCAAAGGCATTTCGTTTGCAGTAGACAAGCAAAAAGGCGGTTACCCAAGCATTTACAATCACGAGCAGTTTTTAAATATTGAAGCGGTTGAAGATTTATCACACTTATTTGATGAATTCTTTATCGACCTCACCAACATTGGTTCTGGCTCAAAAGCTGAAATCGATAAAACTCAACTCGTTAGTCACTTTGAAAACGTACTTAAGGGTGTGGTTACTGCTAAAGTTGAACTTAATCAACTGGTCACTATCTCGACCAACGCCCAGTATCAACAAGGTTTATAA
- a CDS encoding NAD(P)-dependent oxidoreductase, with protein sequence MTKPVIGFIGLGLMGGNMVENLQKRGYQLNVMDLSKEAVATCVARGANAVSSAKELAAASDIVMLCLTTSAVVEKLVYADDGILAGIKEGSVLIDFGTSIPSSTRKIGADLAAKGAGMIDAPLGRTPAHAKDGLLNIMAAGDLDTFNKVKPVLDEQGENVFHLGALGAGHTTKLINNFMGMTTVCAMSQAFAVADLAGVDRQQLFDIMSAGPSNSPFMKFCKNYAVDGVSDLGFSIANANKDLGYFLKMVEDLGTESKIAEGSSANLQAAFDSGLGNGNVPEIFDYFVKLAK encoded by the coding sequence ATGACAAAACCAGTCATCGGTTTCATCGGTCTTGGCCTTATGGGCGGCAACATGGTTGAGAACCTACAAAAAAGAGGTTACCAGCTAAATGTAATGGACCTTAGTAAAGAAGCAGTTGCTACTTGTGTTGCTCGTGGCGCTAACGCAGTGAGTTCAGCAAAAGAACTTGCTGCAGCCAGCGATATTGTTATGCTTTGTTTAACGACATCTGCCGTGGTAGAAAAGCTTGTTTACGCTGACGATGGTATTTTAGCGGGTATAAAAGAAGGTTCAGTGCTTATTGATTTCGGTACTTCTATTCCATCTTCAACACGTAAAATTGGTGCTGATTTAGCCGCTAAAGGTGCCGGAATGATCGACGCCCCACTCGGCCGAACGCCTGCACATGCTAAAGATGGTTTATTAAACATCATGGCAGCTGGTGATCTTGACACATTTAATAAAGTTAAACCCGTACTAGACGAACAAGGTGAAAATGTCTTCCATCTTGGTGCTTTGGGTGCCGGTCACACCACTAAACTCATTAACAACTTTATGGGCATGACAACAGTTTGTGCCATGTCACAAGCATTTGCGGTAGCAGATCTTGCTGGTGTTGACCGCCAACAACTATTCGACATTATGTCGGCAGGCCCCTCTAACTCACCTTTCATGAAGTTCTGTAAGAATTATGCCGTGGATGGTGTCAGCGACTTAGGTTTCTCTATCGCTAATGCCAACAAGGACCTTGGTTACTTCTTAAAAATGGTAGAAGATTTAGGTACCGAGTCGAAAATTGCTGAAGGTTCATCAGCTAACCTACAAGCTGCGTTTGACTCAGGTTTAGGTAACGGCAATGTACCAGAAATTTTTGACTACTTTGTAAAATTAGCAAAGTAA
- a CDS encoding response regulator — MPLEKILHVEDDESIRVIVEMALVDISGYHLVSCEGGHESISQLAHFTPDLILLDAMMPGMDGLQTLIEIRKQAHCLNIPVVFMTARIQQSEKQEYLDAGAVAVIEKPFDAMSLGDRLESIYHADLTSPDITHPE; from the coding sequence ATGCCTTTAGAGAAAATTTTACACGTAGAGGATGATGAGTCAATTCGGGTTATTGTTGAAATGGCTCTGGTTGATATATCAGGATATCACTTGGTTTCTTGCGAGGGTGGACATGAATCGATTAGCCAACTTGCGCATTTTACACCTGACTTAATATTGTTAGATGCCATGATGCCGGGTATGGATGGTCTGCAAACGCTGATTGAAATTCGTAAACAAGCGCATTGCCTCAATATTCCGGTGGTATTTATGACCGCCCGAATTCAGCAATCTGAAAAACAAGAATATTTAGATGCTGGCGCAGTGGCTGTTATTGAAAAACCATTTGATGCGATGAGTCTTGGCGATAGACTTGAGTCTATTTATCACGCTGACCTAACGTCACCAGACATTACCCATCCGGAGTAA